The DNA segment GATGTAGTCGACAAAATTGTATCCAAAGACCGCTGTCATCAACCAAAACGTCCAGGCGATGCGTACCGGAAACTCCCCTATTCGAAAGACCAAATCGTAGGGGGAGCGATCGGGTTCACGAAGGATCATAAAGTCAACTCAAGAGGGTTTAAAAGGGTCGCTGCAACAACGGTTTTAAGTGCGTCACCGCATTGTAACGCGGCTTCTAAAATGGATCGGCAACACGATTGCTTAACCGACAAAAGATGCGACGCAAAGGCACAAAAAAAAATCGCACTTTTTTTTGCTTCACGTCTTAAAAACGACGTTTCGAACAGCCTTACCGCGTTTGGTTAGTAGCGCGCCGAAACGATTCGAACAAGTCGCGATAGATTGGAGGCGGTTGCAATCGATTGCCACTATCTTCAATACCGCGCAAACCATCACTCCGATCACGTCGTTTTAACACGCCACGATTCTCCTTCTGCAACCCGAGACTGCGCAACGCTTCTTCAAGTTCTTGTTGACTGGATGCATCGGGTTCTGCGGGTAACCGACGCGTCTGTTGCCAACGCTCTTGAAAGGCACGTAAGTCTTCTGCATCCCACTGCAATTTCTCTAACAACTCTTGATCGGGCTGGTCTCGGTTCTGTTCCAAATAATCCAAGACCATGTCGGTTGCCTGTTTCGTGTACTCCATGTCGATGGGATCGGCTTTGGGTGGCGGTGCCACCCCTTCAGGCTCCGTAGGGGACTGAGACGAAGGCGATCGGCCATCCCCGTTCGCAGCATCACTGCCGCTAGACGAAGAGGACGACTTCGTGTCACCACGCTCCGGTTCGGACGCCTTTGAAGGACTCTCAGAGCCGGTTTCAGCACCAGCTTGCCCTGCTTTTGCAGATGAATTGGCATTGGAGTCCGCAGGTTCACCCTTGCGGTCCGAATGGTTATTCGAATCGCCTGATTCGCCTTCTTGTTTACCTTCATCACTCCCTTGCTTACCAGTTTCGCTGCCTTGTTCGCCCGTTTCACTTCCTTGCTTACCCGATTCGCCACCTTGTTCACCCGCTTCACTTCCTTGCTTGCCTGATTCGCCACCTTGTTCACCCGCTTCACTTCCTTGCTTGCCTGATTCGCCACCTTGTTCGCCTGCTTCACTTCCTTGCTTGCCCGATTCGCCACCTTGTTCGCCTGCTTCACTTCCTTGCTTGCCCGATTCGCCACCTTGTTCGCCCATTTCACTTCCTTGCTTACCTGATTCGCCACCTTGTTCACCTGCTTCACTTCCTTGCTTGCCCGATTCGCCACCTTGTTCGCCCATTTCACTTCCTTGCTTGCCTGATTCGCCACCTTGTTCGCCTGCTTCACTTCCTTGCTTACCTGATTCGCCACCTTGTTCACCCGCTTCACTTCCTTGCTTACCTGATTCGCCACCTTGTTCGCCTGCTTCACTTCCTTGCTTACCTGATTCGCCACCTTGTTCACCCGCTTCACTTCCTTGCTTACCTGATTCGCCACCTTGTTCGCCTGCTTCACTTCCTTGCTTACCTGATTCGCCACCTTGTTCGCCTGCTTCACTTCCTTGCTTACCTGATTCGCCACCTTGTTCACCCGCTTCACTTCCTTGCTTGCCCGATTCACCACCTTGGTTGCCTTGGTTATTCATGCCGGAGTCTTGATCGCCAACTCCGTTGGCAGAATCACTCTTTCCATTTTCAGCCGCCTCTTTGCGCTGCTTCTCGATGTGCTCTTTGATTCGTTCAAACGCCTGTCCATCGTCCTGTGGTGGTTTCGCTCCGCTATCGCTGCTTCCGCCTGAGGATTCACCACTTCCACCTTGTTGTTTTCCCCCGTTGCTTGACGAATCGGCACTTTCGCCTTGCTGACCAGCCCCTCCTTTGGAGTCACCTGCCTCACCCTGTTCCATAGCGGATTCGCCACCGGGTTCACCGCCTGATTCCATGCCGGGCTCACCACCTGACTCGCTACCAGGCTCACCACCCGATTCCATACCAGACTCGCCGCCCGACTCGCCGCCTGACTCGCCGCCTGACTCGCCGCCTGACTCGCCGCCTGACTCGCCGCCTGACTCGCCGCCTGACTCGCCGCCTGACTCGCCGCCTGACTCGCCGCCTGACTCGCCGCCTGACTCGCCGCCTGACTCGCCGCCTGACTCGCCGCCTGACTCGCCGCCTGACTCGCCGCCTGACTCGCCGCCTGACTCGCCGCCTGACTCGCCGCCTGACTCGCCGCCTGACTCGCCGCCTGACTCGCCGCCTGACTCGCCGCCTGACTCGCCGCCTGACTCGCCACCTGACTCGCCGCCTGACTCGCCGCCTGACTCGCCGCCTGACTCGCCGCCTGACTCGCCACCTGACTCGCTGCCTGACTCGCCACCAGACTCGCCACCTTCTTCTTGAGGTTCAACAGCCGGTTTGTCATCGGGCGCGGAGAGACCATCGCCAGACTCTGCATTTGCTTGTTCGTTGGCTGGTGAGATAATTCGCAGCACAATTTCATCGCTGCGAGTCTGGTTCGGATTCGGCTTTCCCTCTTGGTTCTGTCGATTGTCTGATGCGATCGCGACGATACGGACTTCATGGCCCGGACGCAGCTTCCAATCGGAAGGTCGAAAACGCATCAACCCAACTCGCTGA comes from the Roseimaritima multifibrata genome and includes:
- a CDS encoding putative sodium/potassium/calcium exchanger codes for the protein MATLSASSPNTKKRLSDDLIQARIEEVRRGLWWSELIRGLLVLVLSALGLLLAWSIMDQWIWSPGIVGRLVFAGVALAAAAWWIWTRVRPLFSSQVDHTYAAYAIERDLPELKHALTSYVTLRDDRVQPGLRGIVVRSIGARAAGRLQGHGDVLPAEANTDFRLWIAVAGTLAVLAAYSVLSPKNTFQSAGRLLMPMASIDAPTRVRIESVAPGDTEVLAGQTLSVTATISKLGSTTEPTVVWKGSDDLAPRHEPMQRDPDDSSRFSAVLGKPYGLVSETEYKVVAGDASSRGYLVTVHDVPVVNIESVHYQPPAYTKQAARSRGSAAIDGLEGTEVTITARTNRPVVSGQLEFNPRDVHGKVAATAGTVPLVIEDDGRKIQVTFRLRMGDPKRGMVDLDGYRLLVQDETGTENPQPVVYPVRVYPDLAPEVSIVLPQQSPKELPVNAQQLIEVRALDPDFGLLQLRLQIDRGIHRLAEPILWQSSQGDPTQRVGLMRFRPSDWKLRPGHEVRIVAIASDNRQNQEGKPNPNQTRSDEIVLRIISPANEQANAESGDGLSAPDDKPAVEPQEEGGESGGESGSESGGESGGESGGESGGESGGESGGESGGESGGESGGESGGESGGESGGESGGESGGESGGESGGESGGESGGESGGESGGESGGESGGESGGESGGESGGESGGESGGESGGESGGESGGESGMESGGEPGSESGGEPGMESGGEPGGESAMEQGEAGDSKGGAGQQGESADSSSNGGKQQGGSGESSGGSSDSGAKPPQDDGQAFERIKEHIEKQRKEAAENGKSDSANGVGDQDSGMNNQGNQGGESGKQGSEAGEQGGESGKQGSEAGEQGGESGKQGSEAGEQGGESGKQGSEAGEQGGESGKQGSEAGEQGGESGKQGSEAGEQGGESGKQGSEAGEQGGESGKQGSEMGEQGGESGKQGSEAGEQGGESGKQGSEMGEQGGESGKQGSEAGEQGGESGKQGSEAGEQGGESGKQGSEAGEQGGESGKQGSEAGEQGGESGKQGSETGEQGSETGKQGSDEGKQEGESGDSNNHSDRKGEPADSNANSSAKAGQAGAETGSESPSKASEPERGDTKSSSSSSGSDAANGDGRSPSSQSPTEPEGVAPPPKADPIDMEYTKQATDMVLDYLEQNRDQPDQELLEKLQWDAEDLRAFQERWQQTRRLPAEPDASSQQELEEALRSLGLQKENRGVLKRRDRSDGLRGIEDSGNRLQPPPIYRDLFESFRRATNQTR